The nucleotide window AAAAGGAGAGGAATCGCCGTGTTGATATGGCAAAAGTCAGCAAACAGCCAAAACCCAATAGTTTACACCAGTTAGTTCAGACCAATTTTCTGTTTAGAGATTTAGAGGATGGGTTCTTGGCAGAATATCTGAAGCTAGAAGATCTCAAGGTTGAGAAACTTTTCTCCAATCGTCCCATCTATACTGCGTTTATGCCGGATGAATATCTGGATGCTTTGTATCTGATTGTAGAAGAGGGGTTAGTGATTGTTCGGAGTGCCCCCCTCGATCGCATTATTTCGATTAGTTATCCTAAAGGGTGTTTTGGGATGAGAAGTTTACCGTTCAGTCATGGGTTAGCCACTCGTGCCTTTCCCAGTTTGGTAGAAGCTTATAAAACAACCCACATCATTAAAATCCCTTTAGAAAACATTGAGAAAATTTATGAAAATAGCGAACTATTCCGCCAACGCTATTGCAAGCTTTTTGAACTGCGGGAAAAATTTCAATATCATCTCCTCAATTGCAGTAGTTATCCTCCTCAAGCGGTGGCGAGTTTATTGAGAGGGTTAATTTATCAAGAACGAGAGTTAGGCAACCAGCCGGATAGTCATGGGCGTTATGTGTTTGATTTACCTGTGGATGTTATCGCCCGGTCTTGCCAACTCAATCAACGTACTGTTGAACAAGTCCTCAAAGGGTTACAACAAGAAAAGTTAATTGAAGTGGTTAAGGATAATGATATCTCTGGAGATCTTATACAAGTGATCGATCCTGAAGCCCTCAAAGAAGTGTATAGTGCGACTCGAGATAAGGTTTCTTGGTGGCCTCTACGATAAGTTTTTTTAATACGTTATTAATACTTAGATTAGTTGAGAGATTTTTCAGCATTAGCGAGATTTCACTGAAAAAAAAACTTTATAAATTTTTCCTTATTTTTTCGGAGAGCAGGGTTAAGCCTAGCTAATTTCACTTAAATTTTTCTCAATATTTTCTCCTAAAATGAGAGAGTGTTTGTCTTAATTGAGTATAAATACTTGGGTTAAATCATGATTTTATTAAATAGAAATGATAACAAGATTAAAAGTTAGTAGATTCCACAATATTCAAAATAGTATTTTCTCTTGTATCCTGTTTTATACATAGAAAATTTTTGTAAAGTTTTGTTACCTAACCATCATGACAGACCATAAGCACCTAACACTTCTTTGTGAAAATGTCGATCTTTGGAATGAATGGAGAGACAACCATCCCCATATAATTCCCGATCTTAAAAATGCCAATCTCAGTAATTTAAACTTAAGAGGAGCTAATTTAACCGATGCTAATCTTCAAGGAGCATTGTTAAGAAAAACAGTTTTAAGAGGAGCATCATTAAAAAGAGCTAAGTTAAATTATGCAGATCTAACTCAAGCGGATCTTTCTCAAGCGGATCTTTTTCAAGCTAACTTATCAGGAGCTTTTTTGGGTCATGCAGATTTAAGTAAAGCCAATTTAAGGGAAGCTAACTTGAATCACACTTATTTACTAGAAACTTATTTAACTCAAACTATTTTACAGTCTGCTAACCTTCTTCAAGCAGATCTAACCAAAGCTTATTTAGTGGAAACCGACTTAACTAATGCTAACTTAGAAAGAGCGAATTTAACTGAAGCTACACTCATTAATATTAAAGCTTTAAACGCTAACTTTAAAGTTGCTAATTTCACTAAAAGTTGTATTGCCAATTGGATAGTGAATGAAACGACCAGTTTAGATTATGTTATTACTGATGATGATTGGCAAATTCAATTACTCCAAGAAAAGACTCAAAGTTTGTCTGAGAACAAAATCCCTTGGAAAATTCCCCAGACTTCAGATCTATTAGAAATCACTTCTAAACAAGAAAGATTGATGAGCCTTTTTAATTAATTAAAAAATTCTCAAAAACGATCAATTTAAGCCTCCTAACTTGTGAAATAATTATATACTTTTAATGACTTTCTCTATTCTTGCGTATTTTATGTTAACTTCTTGTGACTGTCTTTAATCTCTAAAGACCTACCTTGTCATCTATAATAAACTGAAACTATTATGGTGCGAGGGAAGTTATGGCTGTTCAACTACAACAGGCACTAGCAGTCGGAACGTATATTGTTACTCAGCGTTTAAAAGGACGTAAGCGGTTTCCCCTAGTCTTGATGCTAGAGCCTTTATTTCGGTGTAACCTAGCTTGTTCTGGATGCGGAAAAATCCAACATCCTAAAGAAATCCTTAAACAAAATTTAAGCCCTCAAGACTGTTTTAAAGCAGTAGAAGAATGTGGGGCCCCAGTTGTCTCTATTCCCGGTGGTGAACCGTTACTTCATCCCCAAATAGATGAAATTGTTCAAGGATTGGTGCAACGGAAAAAGTTTGTTTATCTGTGTACCAATGCCATCTTACTCGAAAAAAGTTTAGATAAATTTAAACCGTCTCCTTATCTAACCTTTAGTGTTCACCTGGATGGATTAAGGGAACATCATGACAAATGTGTCGATCGTCAAGGAGTCTTTGATATAGCGGTTAAAGCGATTAAAGCGGCCAAAGCCAAAGGATTTCGCGTCACCACTAATACGACTGTTTTTGAAGGGGCAGATCCTCAAGAAATGCAAAAGTTTTTTGATTTCTTAGGAAGTTTAGAAACAGATGGAATGATGATTTCTCCGGGATACAGTTATGAGTGGGCCCCAGATCAGGATCATTTTCTCAAAAGAGAACAAACTAAGGCATTATTCCGAGAAATTTTAGCCCCTTGGAAATCGGGTAAAAAATCTTGGAACTTTAATCATAATCCTCTCTTTTTAGATTTTTTGATGGGAGAAAAAGATTATGATTGTACCCCTTGGGGAAGTCCGTCTTATAGTGTTTTAGGCTGGCAAAAACCCTGTTATCTCCTGAATGAGGGTCATTATAAAACCTATCAAGAACTTCTAGAAAAAACCGACTGGGAGCAATACGGACGCAAGAGTAATAATCCTAAATGTGCGGATTGTATGGTACATTGCGGTTATGAACCTACAGCAGCTATGGATGCCCTTAAACCGGAAAATATGGGTCGAGCAATGGGCAGTTTACTCAAAGCGAGTTAAAGATTAATCCTCATTAATCATCGGTTAAATATTCTTCCACTCCACCAACACACTTAAAAATTAGTATTTCTTTTTAAAGCGGTTTTTCAGGGGATAAAATTTATCTTTCACCAAGGGAAAAACCGCTACTATACTAGAAATTACTGGGATGATAATCATTGAAAATGATAATCATTAAAAGACTATACTTACCTTGTCTGGTTATCGGTTAGCCAACTTTAATTTTGGGGTTCAATATTATGGCATTGCTTTGCGGAGTAATAGTCCCTTAACTCGAAAATTGAACGAAAAAATTCTCTCCTTGGAGATGCAAATGCGGGTTCAAGAAATTTTAGATAATTGGTACAGATTAAATGAAGATAAGGACAACGTTCAATAATTGATAATTGACAATGGATAATTGATAATTACCTCTTCATTAATGAAAAGGATTGAAACAAAGGAAAATTTTTGTTTATTTGTCTGTTTGAAAAAAGAGGCTTTAACCCAAATTCATTAATTATAAATAAACGGAAATTGATATAATAATAGTTATTTTGAGGAGCAATTTTTACCTTTAGTTTACTCAAAAATTCAACAATTTAACCGATCGCTTTAAGCAAAAAGCCGACAAAGTTCAACAATTTTAGTTTGTAGGGTTTGTAGGGGATCTGCTCCTCGTTTAAGATTAAATTCTAAGTCTAATAAAATGGGTAAACTCCCTAATAATTGACTTCCTTTTAGCCCTTGAACTTCTTTACGTAAGATAAAAACCCGCTTAGGATTACCCAATTCGGCGGCAGTGGCGAGCGCTTTTTCGTCTTTTTCCCCGGCTTCGAGTTTCAATTTCACAATTGTCCAAACCCGAAATTGTCCTACCAAAGTGGCGACAATTTTTAAAGCCGGTTCATTATGATTGAGTAAATCTGCCACTAACCCTAATGCTTTGGGGGTTTCTCCCTTAATAATCGCCGCGGCCAATTGTAAACTACTTTGAGTGTTAACATTAACTAAGCTCGCTACCACATCGTGATCGATGGGTTTATGGTCTCCATAGAGGGATAATTTATCTAATTCATTCCATAACTGTCTTGTATTGTTCCCCACCGACTGGGCCAATAATTCAACCGCCGTCGCCGTCAGTTTGACTCCTTTAGAACGAGCAAGAGACTGGACTTTTTGGAGAATTTCGTCGGTTTTCCAGGGAGGAATGAGAGCAAATTCTTGGCTTTTGGCGTATTGCTCGATTAATTTAGTAGATTTAAGCCGTTTATCTGGTTTTTTACTGGTGGTTAAGAGAAGATGAGAATCGGTGGGAATATGGGGTAGAGTTCGCTGTAACTCCGATAATAACGCCTCTGAACACTGACTACAGATAGTCGTCTCCACCAACCAAACTAAGCGGTTTCCCATGCCGAAAACTGGAGTCATGGCTTGATTTAAAGCTTCTATGATGCTATCTGCCTTGTCTCCTGTCAGCTTATCATAATTGAACTGCACCCAATTGGGATCGAGAAGGTCTTGGCGTAACTTCTCAATCTCTTGAGTCATAGCAAAATCATCTTCTCCCCAAAATAAATAAACAGGCATATCTTTTCAGTTCTTTTCAGTTTTGTGAGTCCCTCGGCAAGATAAAATAAAAATTGTCTTCCACTGGGGAAAAGTAGATTGGACGAAACCTACCAAACCTATATTAATCGGGTGGCTCGACTAACGCTAGAAGCTACCTATCAAACCCAACTCCAGAATATTCAAAAATCTCCCAAATTTACAGGGGATCAACCGGCTCCCTTTGCCGGATACAGCGTGATCACTCCTCCGGGTTTGGAAGATTTAGAGAATGCTGAGTTCTATAAGCACCTAGAAAAGGTTCAACACCAAATCATCAATCAAGTTGAGCCTAAGATTATCATACCCACTCCTTTAGAAAGTTACCATTTTACGGTTGCTGATTTAATTTGGGATGGAGCTTACCGTGATGCTGCTGAAAATAATCCCAATTTTGAGCAACAATTACAAGACTGTATTAGGGAAAGCTTTCAAATTTATCAAGATTCTGCTGTTCCTAGCGAACTGAGTCAATGGCAAGTCTTAGGATTGCTCATTTTTACCCGGTCTTTAGTGGTTGGGTTAGTTCCTCAAGATGAATCAGTCTATGAACAAATTGCTCAACTTAGACGCTCAATTTATCAAAATTCTGGATTAATTGCCTTGGGAATCGATCAGCAATATCATTTTACGGCTCATATTACTCTAGGCTATTTTGGTGAAATTCCTGCCGATTTAGATCGGGATAACCTTGCTAGTCTGCTCTCTAAGTTTAACGATCAATGGATAGAAAATGACCCTCAAATTTTGACCATTAAACAAGTTGAACTAAGACGGTTTAAAGATATGACTTGCTTTGAAAGAGAACCGAATTATCCTCAACTTCAACTTTGAAATCTTTATAGAGTTAAACCTAGTAAGTTGTATTACTAGGCGATTTTAAAAATATTTCCAAACCCTTAATAAGTTTAAGGAAGATGTTTTATTTTTTAAGATTATTTTCTTTTTGAATCAGATTTCTTTCTTTTGAAGAAAGTTCCAAAACCTATAGCTGTCCCTGCACCTAAAAGCGTTAAAGGTTCGGGGACGACTTCAATTTGACCGCGAATTGCTCCCGTTGGAAAGTCACTGGTGTGAATATTCATATACAGTCCACCGGCTAATAAATCATCCAGATAATCTGACAGTTTCTTAGTTGTATTTGGGTCATTATCACAAGTAAAACCAACACCCGGGGGAGTCACACAATAATCTGCATCAGTCCATTTTCCACTTACTACAATGGGGCCAGAAGTATTACTAAAAACGGCATCAGCATCATCACTTGGCCCATAAATATTTAACACATGAAATGGACTTGCTTCATCAGAAAAACCGGTATGAAAATGAATTTTAGTTACCGTTCCGCCATCAGTATCTAACGCTAAATTATTGAGAGTGAGAGAGTAGGTTAACTCTGTCATGTCATCATTTAACATCATTTCTGCAAAACCTGTTCCTAATGATCCGGTTGGCGTAGGAACAATTTTGTCACCACTTAATTCGGCTGTAAAAAATGTAGCCGCTTGAGCCGCAGAATGTATTCCTAGGCTACTCATAACGGTTAATGCACCAATTAGAATTGTTCTCATAATTTTCAGGATGCAAAAGCTATTTAAAATCGGTCGCTTTCATTCTATTTAACTGATATTTGTATTTCGTATCTTTTGTGACCATATCTTCTTGATTCATTGAAGCTTTCTTATTTGTTAATCTTTCCTATGCTGAAATTGCATAAAAATTATTCTGAAATAGTAATTCACGCTCTAATTGGTATGAAAAGTTACAGTTTACTTCAAGGATTCTCAAGAGGATAAAGAACAGATAATACTTTCATTGATGACTTGTATCAGCGATCGAGACAGAAAAATTCTATGACTGACTCAGTAAAAACTCTTTGTCCTTATTGTGGTGTCGGGTGTGGTTTAGAAGTATCCCCCCCTGCGTCTACGACTCATGCTACTCATCGAGATAGTCAAGGAAAACCCATCTGGAAAGTGATGGGCGATCGCTCCCATCCATCGAGTAAAGGGATGGTTTGTGTCAAGGGAGCAACGATAATGGAAGCAGTGGATAAAGATCGTTTACTCTATCCCATGATGAGAGAGTCTCTATCGGACTCATTTCGT belongs to Gloeothece citriformis PCC 7424 and includes:
- a CDS encoding PEP-CTERM sorting domain-containing protein, whose translation is MRTILIGALTVMSSLGIHSAAQAATFFTAELSGDKIVPTPTGSLGTGFAEMMLNDDMTELTYSLTLNNLALDTDGGTVTKIHFHTGFSDEASPFHVLNIYGPSDDADAVFSNTSGPIVVSGKWTDADYCVTPPGVGFTCDNDPNTTKKLSDYLDDLLAGGLYMNIHTSDFPTGAIRGQIEVVPEPLTLLGAGTAIGFGTFFKRKKSDSKRK
- the hpnH gene encoding adenosyl-hopene transferase HpnH; its protein translation is MAVQLQQALAVGTYIVTQRLKGRKRFPLVLMLEPLFRCNLACSGCGKIQHPKEILKQNLSPQDCFKAVEECGAPVVSIPGGEPLLHPQIDEIVQGLVQRKKFVYLCTNAILLEKSLDKFKPSPYLTFSVHLDGLREHHDKCVDRQGVFDIAVKAIKAAKAKGFRVTTNTTVFEGADPQEMQKFFDFLGSLETDGMMISPGYSYEWAPDQDHFLKREQTKALFREILAPWKSGKKSWNFNHNPLFLDFLMGEKDYDCTPWGSPSYSVLGWQKPCYLLNEGHYKTYQELLEKTDWEQYGRKSNNPKCADCMVHCGYEPTAAMDALKPENMGRAMGSLLKAS
- the holA gene encoding DNA polymerase III subunit delta, coding for MPVYLFWGEDDFAMTQEIEKLRQDLLDPNWVQFNYDKLTGDKADSIIEALNQAMTPVFGMGNRLVWLVETTICSQCSEALLSELQRTLPHIPTDSHLLLTTSKKPDKRLKSTKLIEQYAKSQEFALIPPWKTDEILQKVQSLARSKGVKLTATAVELLAQSVGNNTRQLWNELDKLSLYGDHKPIDHDVVASLVNVNTQSSLQLAAAIIKGETPKALGLVADLLNHNEPALKIVATLVGQFRVWTIVKLKLEAGEKDEKALATAAELGNPKRVFILRKEVQGLKGSQLLGSLPILLDLEFNLKRGADPLQTLQTKIVELCRLFA
- a CDS encoding Crp/Fnr family transcriptional regulator, whose protein sequence is MAKVSKQPKPNSLHQLVQTNFLFRDLEDGFLAEYLKLEDLKVEKLFSNRPIYTAFMPDEYLDALYLIVEEGLVIVRSAPLDRIISISYPKGCFGMRSLPFSHGLATRAFPSLVEAYKTTHIIKIPLENIEKIYENSELFRQRYCKLFELREKFQYHLLNCSSYPPQAVASLLRGLIYQERELGNQPDSHGRYVFDLPVDVIARSCQLNQRTVEQVLKGLQQEKLIEVVKDNDISGDLIQVIDPEALKEVYSATRDKVSWWPLR
- a CDS encoding pentapeptide repeat-containing protein; the protein is MTDHKHLTLLCENVDLWNEWRDNHPHIIPDLKNANLSNLNLRGANLTDANLQGALLRKTVLRGASLKRAKLNYADLTQADLSQADLFQANLSGAFLGHADLSKANLREANLNHTYLLETYLTQTILQSANLLQADLTKAYLVETDLTNANLERANLTEATLINIKALNANFKVANFTKSCIANWIVNETTSLDYVITDDDWQIQLLQEKTQSLSENKIPWKIPQTSDLLEITSKQERLMSLFN